AGCGTGAGGCCCTGGAGCAGCAGCGTGACCATGATCACTCCGAAGGCGATGAACACGATCTCGTCCCGCTGGGGGAAGGCCGCCCCGTCGTCCGTCGTCAGCGGGATCGCCAGCGCCAGCGCGACGGAGGCGACGCCCCGCATCCCCGCCCACCACATGACGACGGTCTCGCGCCAGCTCGTCGGGATGTCCTCGTCGTGGTCCCGCCGGGCGTGCAGCCGCTGGGTCAGCCAGGTCGCCGGCAGCAGCCACAGCAGCCGGACCACGATGACCACGGCGCTGATCGCCCCCGCCCAGCCGAGCAGCTCCGTCCACCGGCCGGAGGCCGTGCGGATGGCGTTGTGCAGCTCCAGGCCGATCAGCCCGAAGGCGACACCGGTCACGAGCGTGTCGACGACGTCCCAGACGGTGTGCCCGGCGAGCCGGCTCATCACGTCGTCGGCGTCGGAGGCGTACTCGGCGAGGAACATCGCGGTCGTGAGCACCGCGAGCACCCCGGAACCGTGCAGTTCGTCGGCCAGGACGTAACTGACGAACGGCACGAGCAGGGTCAGCCCGATCTGCAGCGTCGGGTCGCCCAGCGCGGTCAGGAGCTTGTTGGAGCCCCAGCCCAGCGCCAGCCCCACGGCGACCGCGACGACCGCGGAGAGCACCAGGTCGAACCCCGCCTCCCAGGGCGAGAAGGTGCCGCTGACCGCCGCGGCGATGGCTACGTGGTACAGCACGATGGCCGTGACGTCGTTGAAGAGCCCTTCGCCCTCCAGGATGGAGACCAGGCGGCGCGGCAGCCCCAGCTGCCCGGCGACGGCGGTGGCCGCGACCGGGTCGGGCGGTGCCACCAGCGCGCCCAGCGCGAAGGCCGCGGCGATCGGCAGCCCCGGCACGATCGCGTGGGCCACCGTGGCCACGCAGGCCGTGGTGACGAAGACCAGCGCGACCGCCAGCAGGAAGATCGGACGCTTGTTGGCCGCGAACTGACGCCAGGACGTGCGCCGTACCGCCGCGTACAGCAGGGGTGGCAGCAGTACGGGCAGGATGAGTTCGGGCGGGATGTCGACGTTGGGCACGAAGTCCAGCAGGGCCAGGACGATGCCGAGGAGGGTCATCAGCACCGGCGCCGGCAGCCGCAGCCGGTCCCCGAGCGGAACGCTCACCAGGGCCCCGAGCAGCAGGACGAACAACAGGGCCAACTGGTCCACGCTCAGCGCTCCGGTGGGGTCTCGGCGTCACACGGCGGACCGCAAGCCTGCCACGTCAGCGGCCCCACCGGCCCGTTCGGCCCGCGCCTACAGGGCGCGCCGCATCGCGCGGTGGGGTATCCCCGCGTCGGGGAACTCCGGTCCGTACGCCTTGTACCCCAGCCGCTCGTAGAAACCCAGGGCGTGGGTCTGCGCGTGCAGGTCGACCG
This region of Streptomyces ambofaciens ATCC 23877 genomic DNA includes:
- a CDS encoding Na+/H+ antiporter, giving the protein MDQLALLFVLLLGALVSVPLGDRLRLPAPVLMTLLGIVLALLDFVPNVDIPPELILPVLLPPLLYAAVRRTSWRQFAANKRPIFLLAVALVFVTTACVATVAHAIVPGLPIAAAFALGALVAPPDPVAATAVAGQLGLPRRLVSILEGEGLFNDVTAIVLYHVAIAAAVSGTFSPWEAGFDLVLSAVVAVAVGLALGWGSNKLLTALGDPTLQIGLTLLVPFVSYVLADELHGSGVLAVLTTAMFLAEYASDADDVMSRLAGHTVWDVVDTLVTGVAFGLIGLELHNAIRTASGRWTELLGWAGAISAVVIVVRLLWLLPATWLTQRLHARRDHDEDIPTSWRETVVMWWAGMRGVASVALALAIPLTTDDGAAFPQRDEIVFIAFGVIMVTLLLQGLTLPWLVGRLGVRADTEREKAYEKELAVRAARAAKQRLKEIESVEELPDELSEQMLRRAYDIGMRISPDLGDEERREAQEQRARRIKRVRRIQGEMLSAARHEVLAARSEAGADPEIVDRVLRHLDVRSLR